A genome region from Penicillium psychrofluorescens genome assembly, chromosome: 3 includes the following:
- a CDS encoding uncharacterized protein (ID:PFLUO_005504-T1.cds;~source:funannotate) produces the protein MSEGPTMGEPPYETMADADRAYRSRMHRIPPSSSISGDTPTRQPESAEPDRLPEYSDVLRELNDANPDDPLVKSWNLDPYDTDPEVTTHYVDCYFSHINNGLYHIFPHTRFMLWLRSCHTKSAEDKMLLYSMMALGSVFSERANNAVSLRRYSRIARFAISQNQHNLSLQLAQSHLIMSLWYYATGSLVGCWDSIGAAGRAVYGLRYNVESGGVVLDQSHPCEYGLHPQALIECRRRTFWAAFMLDRFSSLYSASSTSMSSESALLRLPCQEEVYETQQYATAPYFQTVLNQPLSATEDNRSALSAMAILIEILAYWGDVSLHVFRLPHIPSEAYGRLAEEFHESIYRQTSDWTARLPEHLVFSVTNLEQSIRTKQADTFISIHMLYHSTLMKLYRHVRYQSLRAEVLDQYIHRARFHAVEILKIAHSFGQYADEIESTRSNADTMSPGVIFLNPFLGYIILMAVDVLSTAGLTSELSDCVTLIRGALGALKKLSRYWDSSLQLVSSLQRRTAAMADCLNDRVRLEETLGFALDGPSLEAKVHAGTLPSQFPGSHSEDLFLGVMPREYLLNAMRGDGIAFPPGSIIWIKDQ, from the exons CCAGAGTCCGCTGAACCGGATCGTCTACCTGAATACTCCGATGTTCTTCGTGAGCTCAATGATGCTAACCCCGATGACCCGCTTGTGAAATCATGGAACTTAGACCCATATGACACGGACCCCGAGGTCACTACGCATTACGTCGACTGCTACTTCTCTCATATCAACAATGGGTTGTACCACATTTTTCCTCATACCCGGTTCATGTTATGGCTAAGGTCCTGCCACACCAAGTCCGCTGAGGACAAGATGCTACTATATTCAATGATGGCCTTGGGCTCTGTATTCTCGGAGCGTGCTAACAACGCGGTCTCGTTGAGACGTTATTCCCGGATCGCACGTTTTGCCATTAGTCAAAATCAACACAACCTCTCATTGCAGCTTGCCCAGAGTCATCTCATTATGAGTCTCTGGTACTACGCCACCGGTTCCTTGGTTGGATGCTGGGATTCCATCGGGGCAGCAGGGCGAGCGGTATATGGGCTTCGATATAATGTGGAGTCTGGTGGCGTTGTTTTGGACCAAAGCCACCCTTGTGAGTATGGCCTGCACCCGCAAGCATTGATCGAATGCCGTCGTCGGACGTTCTGGGCAGCATTTATGTTGGAT CGCTTTTCGAGTCTCTATTCagcatcttccacctcgaTGTCTTCCGAATCGGCTCTCCTGCGACTGCCTTGCCAAGAGGAAGTCTATGAAACGCAGCAATACGCTACAGCACCTTATTTCCAGACCGTCCTGAACCAACCTCTTTCTGCAACAGAAGACAACCGGTCTGCGCTGAGCGCTATGGCAATCCTGATCGAGATACTGGCTTACTGGGGTGATGTTTCACTCCATGTCTTCCGACTACCACATATTCCATCCGAAGCGTACGGTCGATTGGCGGAAGAATTCCACGAGTCCATCTATCGACAGACAAGCGATTGGACTGCTCGACTGCCCGAACATCTGGTATTTTCCGTTACCAACCTCGAGCAAAGTATCCGTACAAAGCAGGCGGATACATTCATCTCGATCCACATGCTCTATCATAGCACTTTGATGAAGTTGTATCGACATGTCCGGTATCAAAGCCTCCGGGCCGAAGTTCTAGACCAGTACATTCACCGCGCTCGATTCCATGCTGTGGAAATCTTGAAGATCGCCCACTCTTTTGGTCAATATGCCGACGAAATTGAGTCCACTCGCTCCAATGCAGACACTATGTCACCGGGTGTGATTTTCCTAAATCCGTTTCTGGGGTATATCATCCTCATGGCTGTGGATGTTCTCAGTACTGCGGGTCTGACATCCGAGCTGTCAGACTGTGTGACCTTGATTCGAGGTGCCCTCGGTGCACTCAAAAAGCTCAGCAGGTATTGGGACAGCTCTCTGCAGCTGGTGTCCTCTTTGCAGAGACGTACAGCGGCAATGGCAGATTGCTTGAATGACCGAGTTCGTTTGGAAGAGACGCTCGGATTTGCTCTAGACGGGCCGTCGCTTGAAGCCAAGGTTCACGCCGGCACACTTCCGTCGCAATTTCCTGGCTCGCACAGTGAAGATCTCTTTTTGGGAGTCATGCCTCGAGAATACCTTTTGAATGCCATGCGGGGCGATGGTATCGCTTTTCCTCCTGGCAGCATTATTTGGATTAAGGACCAGTGA